From Ipomoea triloba cultivar NCNSP0323 chromosome 5, ASM357664v1, the proteins below share one genomic window:
- the LOC116020759 gene encoding agamous-like MADS-box protein AGL9 homolog: MGRGRVELKRIENKINRQVTFAKRRNGLLKKAYELSVLCDAEVALIIFSNRGKLYEFCSSSSMLKTLERYQKCNYGAPETNISTREALEISSQQEYLKLKARYEALQRTQRNLLGEDLGPLNSKELESLERQLDMSLKQIRSTRTQMMLDQLTDLQRKEHALNEANKSLKQRLMEGNQLNLHWNPNPQDMGYGRQTAHHSQGDVFFHPLECEPTLQIGYPTDPITVAGPSVNNYMPGWLP, encoded by the exons ATGGGAAGGGGTAGGGTTGAGCTGAAGAGAATAGAGAACAAGATCAATAGGCAAGTCACCTTTGCTAAGCGAAGGAATGGGCTGCTGAAAAAAGCATATGAACTCTCTGTTCTTTGCGATGCTGAGGTTGCTCTGATCATCTTCTCCAATAGGGGAAAGCTGTACGAGTTCTGCAGTAGCTCTAG CATGCTCAAGACATTAGAGAGGTACCAGAAGTGCAACTATGGAGCACCAGAGACAAATATATCCACCAGGGAGGCTTTG GAGATAAGTAGTCAGCAGGAGTATCTGAAGCTGAAAGCACGATATGAAGCGTTGCAGAGAACACAAAG GAATCTTCTAGGCGAAGATCTCGGTCCTTTGAACAGCAAGGAACTTGAATCTCTGGAGAGGCAGCTTGATATGTCACTGAAGCAGATCAGATCAACAAGG ACTCAAATGATGTTAGATCAACTCACAGATTTGCAGAGAAAG GAGCATGCACTAAATGAAGCAAACAAGAGTTTGAAACAAAGG TTGATGGAAGGAAACCAACTAAATCTGCACTGGAATCCAAACCCACAAGACATGGGATATGGCCGCCAGACAGCTCATCATTCTCAGGGTGATGTCTTCTTTCATCCTCTGGAATGTGAGCCCACATTACAGATTGG GTACCCAACTGATCCAATAACAGTAGCAGGTCCGAGTGTGAATAACTACATGCCTGGGTGGTTGCCATGA